The Fluviispira sanaruensis sequence CATAGCATTAGATAACAATCGACTGAAATCTCTCCCTAAAAATATATTTAATGACTTGTATAGCTTAAAAATATTAGATATTTCTAATAATAAAATCATGAATCTTCATAATGAAACTTTATTTAACATAATTTCCAAAGAAGATTACAATATCAAAAATAATCCCTTTGTAACCTATTTGACAGATGATTGAGTGCTGCTTAATTAAGCCTATGAAAGGATAAGAAAATCTCTAAAGTAAGCAATTTCTTGCCCAAGCGCCTAATTATTATAATGTTTTTTATATTGCAAAAAGAACTTGTAAAAGCAATTAATTAATGCAATAAATAGAGCTTAATCCATATTGACCTTGAGCGGGGTTAGTTGTAAGAGAAGGATTTATGATTCTGGTTGCTCCAGAATTCAGATTTAAGATTATCCATTCCAGTAAGAAAATGTACCAATAAAATAAAATTTTCCTTTGAATGATCTTTAATCTGTTAAAAATTATTAGTAGATATAGATAGGCATATATATGATTCTTGCTTTAGAGAGTTTAATTCCATTATTTCTTTCGTTTGTCGTTGGAATTAATTTTCATAGATTTTGCTCAAAAATTTCATCTAAATTATTATCTATCTTTACAAATATTTGTCTTTTTTCTTTGTTATTTTTTATGGGATTGAGTATATCAACTGTCCCTAATATCTTGCATGAAGTATTTACTTTAGGTTTTAATGCATTTATATTGGCGTTTAGCACATCTTTTTTTGTTATATTGTTTATCGCAATTTATAAAAAGTCTGTTAATATAAAATGTCAAAAAAAATTAGTAAATGTTGAGTTAAGAAAGTCTAATATCTATTTTTTTGAATTTGTAAAAGATCCTATCGTTTTATGCTTTTTTGTAATTTTCGGTTTTGCATTGGGATATTTAAAAATTATTCCTCCATTTGAACATGAATTTTTTGTTACAATTTTATTGTGCTTTATGATTTTTTTTATTGGTGTAAAACTTGCTTTTTCTAAAGTTTGTTTCAAAAAAATATTTTTACAAAAATCGAGTTTAATCATTGCGCTTGTCACAGTTATAGGTTCCTTAAGTGGTGGTGCTTTTTCCTCTTTATTTCTGGATATATCATTAAAGAATTCTCTTGCTCTTTCATCTGGCTTTGGTTGGTATACTCTTTCTGGTGTTTTACTCACTAAAATGGATGAACCTATTTTAGCTTCCACAGTATTCTTATGCGACTTATTTCGAGAAATTTTTGCTTTAATACTTCTTCCCTTATTTTCTAAAATAGGAAGAAATCATGAAGCCATCTCAGTTTCAGGTGCTACAGCAATGGATGTTGCTTTGCCAATGATTGAAAAACATTGCGGAAATGAGTTTATTCCTCTTGCCCTTATTTCAGGAGCAGTATTAACTGTGCTAGTCCCTTTTCTTATTCCTTTTTTCTATTACTTATAAGTTAAGTTTTTATTTTCCTGATATAATGCTTAATAGATCGTTTGACATTTCTTCTATATCATAACTTTATTTGAGTAATTCCGCGGCATTCTCTGCAGATTTTTTTTGTGATTGCAATATTGCTATTGTTAACAGAAACCAATTCATTCATAGGTACGTTATTTTCCCAGCTTTGCTTTGCTGATTTAGAGCTTTCAAGAATATCTTCAATATATAGCTTTATCTCCGCAATTTTTCTTTTTACTTTTCTATGAAATGCGATTATTTCTTTGCATAAATTTTTGATAAATATTTTCAATAGACTGGATCATAACTAAAAGCATGATAAAAATAAAGGACTATAAATAGATAATTTCTCCTCGTCGCCATCGATATTATTTACAGTCAATAAATTATATTTATTTAAAATTTTTTTCATTATATTTTCTAAATGTTAAGTTTTATCTTCAAGATAATTATTTCCTTTTGTCTCTTGCACTCAAATTAGCGATGTAATTCCCGTAATAAAAACAATACCTATACTGAGTAAAAGTATTGTTTCTAGTAATGATAAATGTTAAATTTTAGGAAAAATTTTATCGCTTATTTCTCCAAATCAAGCCTGATATAAATAAAAATTATATTTTTCTGACAATCGTATTGAAGAACTCTTGACAAGAATTCTTATAAATATTAATTTTTTGTTATGGATCCTATTTTTTTTATGAACTTATCCTTTATGCTTTGGAAGTCTTTTATGAATGTAATTGAAATGAAAACCCCAAAATTTTTAGTTGGAATTGAAACCCGCACTCAAAACTCTTTAGAAATAAAGGGTGAAGGTAAAATTCCTGCACTATGGAATCAATTTTTCAATTTCTTTAAGATAGATAAAAAAATTTCTAGTGATATATATGCTATTTACTCAAATTACGAAAGCGATGAAAATGGTCAATACGACTACTTTATTGGCTATGAAATTGCTAACCCAGATAAATATTTAAATGGTGATAGTTACGTTGTTAAACAAATCGAAGTTGGAACATATTCGGTTATCTCGCCAATTAATAAGATCTCGGAAAATGTTGCTTACAGCACTTGGCAAAAAATTTGGCGAATGAATGCAAAACAATTAGGTGGAGAACGTTTGTTTCACACTGACTTTGAAGTCTATACAAACGACAAAAAGAATGGCCAGCAAAGCTTAGTTAATATTTATTTAAGCCTCAAAAAATAATTTAAGAATTAAATAACTCTGGAAGTAATTTCTCAACCGATTCTACTAAAAGGTCGGGTGATAAATCCAACATACAGCGAAAATGTTTTTGTGGACATATGCTTGAGCCATGCGGTGTACATGGGTGGCAGGCAAGAGTTTCGCCATTTTCATCTTTGTAATTTAGAACAACATTTTTATCTGAAGTTGGGTAAAAGCCAAATTTCCAAGTCGTAGGACCAAAGATGGAAATGACAGGTATATTTGAACCTGAAGCAATATGAATTGGGCTTGAGTCATTCGCAATTATGAATTGTGCTTTAGATGTTAAAGAAACAAATTCATCTAATGGCAAATATGCGGATGTGTCTATTATGCGCGCAGATATTTCAGAAAAGGGAGCAAAGAAAGATAAAATAGTATTTATATCCATTTTATCCTGTTGAGTTCCTGTTAAAATACATCTTATATTTTTATTTTTACTTAATATAGAAAAAATAGCCTTCGCAAATTGCTGGGCAGGATACTTTTTTGTTGCCCATACAGAACCTGGACTGACTATAAAAAAAGAATTGGCATTTTGAAAAAAATTCGGATTCTTTAAATTAAAAGTTGGCATTTCTTGAGCAGGTATTAAAATTGGTCGAGCTATTTTAACAGCTTTTTGATAGATAGATTCACTTACGAGCCAACGGGGAGCAATATCTAGACATCTGAGACACTCATGTTTTTCTTTATGAAAAGGAAGATTTTCTGTGTATAAAAATTTCAAAGCACTGTCTTCGTAAGAAATTCGTTTTGGCACATTGCTAAGATATGCACACAACGCCGATGTTGTCGATTTATGTGGGACAAGTAAAACTTCTAAGTTCAATTCTTTTATTTGATTTGCAATTGTAATCACTGAATTTATTTTCTTTATCCCTTTTGCTTTGTCGGCAGAAATAAATCCTTTAATTCTATGGTCACTTTTATATAATAAAATACTTGCTTTACGTGTGATTAAATATATTTCATGCTTTTCTTGAAATAGAGCCTCAATCAAAAGACTACTCAATGCTATATCACCTATAAAAGCTGTGTGCAATATTCCAACTTTCATAATTTTTTCTCCATTGACTCCATACTTACCCTATTTCTATTATTCTTTCTCGTTAAAATTAATTTAAAGAGCAAGCATAATTATTTCCTTGCAAAGGAATTAATTATAAGAGGGGAGAAGATACATGCAAATTTTGCTTTCGACAAGAGAATTGTTTTTCACATTGAATTTTTAATTAACTTCATTTGTAGAAAAACTCTTCAAAGTTTTATTCTGCAAATTCAAAATACGCTCTATTGCTTTCGTATTATTTGCTGCTTTACTATAAAATTTAGCTAAATCACTCTTCATTGCTGAGCGCGATTTACCATCTAAATAAATCATATGACCCGATGGATATCTTTCAGTCGTGATATTTTTTTGCAGTGCAGGATCCATTTCCATTGCTTTTATATCAAGATCTGTTTGATAAAATGGAGTTATTGAATCATAATAGCCACTCGCTTGAAATACAATTAAATCTGGGTTTAAACTCATTGTTGCTGCTAAATCCCCTGCTGTGTAAAGTCCACCTGTATCTTGTGTGCTGCCTCCTCTCTGCCGCCCAGTTGGATCAATGTGGCTATAGTTCCAGTTTTCTCCAACAATGCTATTCATACTTTGGAAATTAGATTGTGAAGTGTATTTTAATTCGTTATTTAAATAGTGATTCCAAGCTGCAGTATAGGCTCCTTGTACATTTACGACAGACGGATCTTTGCTTAAAAAATCGCGTATATCGCGAACAATTCCTGTATTTAAGCCCGTTGCGCGTCCATTGTAAATACCAATGACTTTTCCTTTATCTGCAAGTAAATTATTTATGAAAAAATCTGTGATATCGAGTAATTTTAGTAGAAGACCTCTCCGCATTTTTTTGGATGATAAGAAAAAAGACAAGGAAGAAGGAGAAAAAATTTTAAAAAAGCAAACTGAGAAATTTGTCAAAGAAAAAGAATTATATAAAGAATTGATTTCTGTGCCAGATGAAAAAGATGCTTATGAAAAACTAAATTCTGCTTGGAATGAATTTTTAATTATTCTGAATCAAAGTGTTGATCTTTCTAATAAAGGACTTAATTCTGAAGCTTTTAAAGTCTTTAATGCTAAAGGACGACCTTTCCAATTAGTAATTGAAAGTGCTTTAAATCAAATAACTGAGGTCAATAATAAAGGGGCAATTGAATCCACTCAAAAAGGGAAAATTTTAACATCATATACATCTATAACCGTTTGTTCAATTTTAATTCTGTCATTGCTTATTTTAATTATTATCATACAAATTGTTAGAAAGACAACATTATCAATTGAAAAATCTATTGATGAATTAAAAGAACAGAGCAATAAGATGAAAACTATAGGGGGCATTCTCAAAGAGAGTGCTCATAATCTTTCTCATTCAGTAACCGAGCAAGCAGCTTCTGTGCATGAAACGAGCGCGGCTATCAATGAAATTACTAGCATGGTCAATAGAACAACTGAAAATTCAAAAGAATCTAGTAATATTGCAAAAAGCTCTTCTCAAAAAGCAAAAGAAGGTGAGAAGATTATGAATGATCTTGTTCTTTCCATGGAAAGCATACAAGAGTCAAACACACAATTGCAAAATATATCAGATATTATTAAGCAAATTCATGCAAAAACAGCCATGATTAACGAAATAGTCACTAAAACTGAACTTTTATCTTTAAATGCTTCGATAGAATCTGCACGTGCCGGTGAATATGGCAAAGGATTTGCTGTTGTTGCTGAAGAAGTCGGTAATTTGGCAAAGGTCAGTGGTAAGTCTGCTTTGGAGATTCAAGAACTCATTACGACCAGCCAAGAACAAGTTAATAAAATATTAGGAATTACGAAGGAGCGTATCGATTCTGGAAAGAAAATTACAGGATTAGCTCAGGAAACTTTTCATTTTATTTCGGATAATATTCAATCTTTATCATCTGTTCTGGAACAAATATCTGATGCAACAAAAGAACAGGAAGTAGGTGTCAAACAAATATCAACTGCAATGTCGCAAATTGATAACGTAACACAAAAAAGTCAAGAAACTTCATTGCTCACTTCTGAGTCATCACAAAATGTCTCAGAACAGAGTGAAAAGCTGGCAAAGACTTCAAATAAAATTGAATTTCTTATTCGTGGAAAAAATTCATAGAAAAGAATTTAATAAATTATTTCGGCAGATCGAATTCACAGCTTACCCTTGTTTTATTGGGATATTTAACAAGAAGTGCTTGTAAGGTCGCTAGTAGTTCTATATTTTCTACATTATATTTTGCTTTATTATCTACAGCATTATCGGATTCACGATCTGGAATATGATCAAGTTTATGCTTGTCATAGTGGTCTGTAAACTGGTCACTATTCTCATTTGCTAAATAGAGTTTGGGCCGATAATGCATTAAAAATGCTTGGATGGCAAAATTTGTTTTATTGTCATCAAAAATATTGTTATCTGGCTTTTTGTTGCCAAAATCATTAACCTGATTGAGCTCACTTAATTCACCTATGGGTGATTTTCGCAAACTGTATTGGTACTTTAATATCTTATTTTGCAATGACTTATTTGAAGATCCCATTTTTTTGATGTCATAACCAAATTCATGAAATCGGATTTGCACAATAAGTCTTGATATATTGCCCTTTATACTATTTTTAATATTTCCAATTTCTTTACGAATTTCTTCCTCTGTGACCCAGGCACCGACACCGTTGTCAGCTAAGCGTTTCCATGGAAAAAGAGGTCCAGGATCTAATTTTCTCTCTGGAGCGATATCAGAATGGCCAACGACACACATTGGGTCGATATTATAGCGTTTTTGAATATCTTTTGCGAGAGCGACAATTAGTTTTTGTTGCTCTTCTGGATACTCTAGCCATTCGAGTGAGTTTTTAGGACAGTATTTTCTTAGGGCTCTGCATCTAAATCCTAAGTTTACAATTTCAACGCCTACTGAAATGACATTAACATTTTTCCTATATTTCCAGAGGCTCTCACCTGCATGGCGAGCTCTTCTATCTTCATTGACAATTTTATAGATAGTTTCCCCCTTTTCTGGCACGAGCCAGTGGGAACTATTCCCTCCACTGGTCAATGAGCGGAGGGATTTTTTAAACTTCTGCGCTGTGTAATGAAACACTATTGAGCTCACAGCATCTTTTTTAAAGCGAAAAGGGTATTTTTTGTCAGTTAGAAAATCTTCATCAACGTCGTATTTATAAGACTCTTCTAATGTAATTTTTTCTTTTTCTTCTTCTGGTTTTGCTCTGTCAATAATTATGACATTGAGCGGATTATTTAAACTTTTACAGCTTATGAAAAGATTTAAAAGCAATAAATAAATTACAAATTTCTTTAGCATACAATAAATGCTCCTAGAGTTTAAGCACTTGAATTTTGAACATTTATTTCATTTATAAGAGTATATCTTAAATACATTGTATATTCTCTTATTCAATTGTTACAAATAAATCTTATTGACGTATTTTATTGACGCTTCAATTTTGTGTATAATCAGCATAAAGCAGTTAAATCTAATGTAACAGGGTTTGGGTTAAAAATTTTCACGTGAGGTCAGTTATGAAAAAGCGTAATTTTCATTCTATCGTAAAATTTTCTCTCTCTAGGAAATTTCGCCTTCAATCAACAGCATTGTTGTTTTTATTTTCTATGAGCAGTTGTAAAACAAGTTCAGACAATGAAAATAGTGTGCAATCTCTTGTAAAAGTAACAAATAGCAAAAATGCAAATATTAAAACTTCCCAAGATTATTTGCTGATTGGCGCTCAAGGGCGGGCAGGTAAAGGTGCTGTCTTTAAATGCAATATAGACGGAAAAAATTGCATCGAGTTCTTAGGGGGGAATATAAAATTTAAAGCGCCTGATGATTTTACGGAGCATTCGATTGTTTTATACCCAAGAAATCGTTTTGGTTCGAGTCTTCTTATCAGCAATGGCAAACTGTTAATTGGTTCTTTAGGCAGAGATAATAAAAAAGTGTCAGATGCCGCAAGTATTTCAGATCCCAATTTTAAAGAAGATATTGGCACTGTATTCCAATGTAATTTAGACGGTTCAAATTGTGTTGAGTTTATTGGTGGGGAAATTCCATTTCCAAAGCCTACAAACTCAGCTCTTAAGAAAATAAGTTTATTTACAAGCGATTATTTTGGTTCCAGTTTATTTGCCCTGAAGGACAAACTTTTAATTGGTGCAGCTGGCAGAAATAGTGCAGATAAAGATGAAATTGGTGCCGTCTTCAAGTGCGGATTAGATGGCAAAAACTGTGTCGAAGCAATTGCCGGAAAAAACAAAGCAAGTAAAATATCAGCAAGTTTAGCAAAATATGATGCCCTTGGCTCAAGCATTTACGCTACAAACTCTTCACTTTTTATTGGGGCAAAGAATAAGAAAGGTATGAGTGGAGCTGTTTTCAAATGTAATTTAGAAGGGGAAAAATGCAGTCAGTTGAAAGGACCGAATTTAAAACTAAATGAGAATGATTGTTTTGGCAGTAGTTTAGTAGGAAATGCTTCAAGTCTTTATATCGGTTCGATGGGACGAAATGGCTTGCCCCCACATACCCCTTATCTTTACGATATTGGCGCTGTCTTTAAATGCGATTTAAATGGCAATAATTGTAAAGAAATTATTGGCGGTGCAAACACAAAAAGTGTTGAAAATCTCGGGCTTTTTTTCAGAGATTATTTTGCAGCAAGTCTTGCTCTTTCAAAAGAGTATCTTTTTATAGGATCTATTGGGAGAAAAAGTGAAACTGGATTAAAGACTGGAGCTGTCTTTAGATGTCAACTTGACGGAAGTAATTGTATAGAGTTAATTGGGGGTAGAAATAAAAATTTATTGGAAGTAGACGGTATTGCTTTATCTAATGATGATTTATTTGGCTCAAGCTTAGCAATTGTTTCAATGCCAAATTAAATATATTTTTTATTTTTAGCTTCATTATAATAAGAAAATTATAATTTATTTTTCCTATCGTGCTAAGATAAGTTCATTTAAATTGGTCGTGTATTTTTTTGAGACATGAGCTCTTTGTGGAGTCCAATTTTTGTTGATAAAAAGATCGGCAAAGTTAATGGAAGAAGCTCCATTCCTATTATTTATTTGATCGATAGTTGAAATAAGAGCATTCTCTTGTTCAAGGTTACGAAAATCAAATAAATGAGAAGGCAGTGTGCTTTTACTTTTTAAATCAAAAAGGAGAATACCACATTTTTTATACATCTTATTTTCCTTAAATATTTTTTTAAGCGCAATCAATCCGTATTTTAAATATTCTGGCGTAAAACTCGTATAATAAGGAAGGCGAATATTGATTGAATCGCTAAAAAAATTTTCTTTATGATAGCTTGTTGCGAGATAAATACAAAAATATTGAGCCTCAAGTCCTTCTTGTCGCAGTTTCCGGCAAGCAACAGCGGTATGGTTTGCAAGAGCAGAAAAAATATCGTTGAAATCACTTTGGGCACGGCCAAAACTGCGAGAGACCGTAATACTTTTTTTAGGTTCATGAAAAAGTTCGAGATCAAGACAAGAAATACCATGTAATTCTTGCGCCAGATGCACTCCATTGATTGTTAAGTTTTTTCTTAACCAGTCTATCTCTAAATTTCTATATTCGAGTGCAGAATTCACTCCATTTTCTTTCAGTTTTTTTGCATATTTTCTACCAATTCCCCAGAGATCGCCAATCTCTGTTCGTTTTAATGCTTCTGTAATATGACTTTGCTCATAAAGAGCAAGAACTCCCTTGGCCTTTGCCGATTTTTTTGCAATTTTGTTTGCAACTTTTGCGAGAGATTTTGTAAAAGAAATACCTATACCACAAGGAATTCCTGTGTGCTGATAAACTGTGTTTTTAATTTTCCAACCAAATTCATGCAACTTTTCTTGACTGACATGTGAGAGATCAATAAAAGCCTCATCAATGGAATACATTTCTATTTCTGGCGAAAATTGTTCTAAAGTTTTAATAATTCGAGCAGACATATCTCCATATAAGCTATAATTAGATGAAAAATATTTTATGTCATGTTTCTTTATAAATGGTTTTATTTCAAAAAAAGGTTGGCCCATTTTTATTCCGAGTTTCTTTGCTTCATCACTTCTTGAAACAACACAGCCATCATTATTTGAGAGCACAACCACAGGTTTATTGCGTAATTTAGGATTAAAAACTCTTTCGCAGGATACGTAAAAGTTATTGCCATCGATCAATGAAATCATTTTTTGTGTCTTATTGTATAAAATTCTTTTTAAACAGAGTGAATGACTGTCGTAACCACGCCCCAAATTTCAAAATCCATATTGTCAATTATAACAATACTTTTATATAAATCGTTTTCTGCTTGCAAAACAATACTATTATTTTTCAAACAAAGGCGCTTCACTGTAAA is a genomic window containing:
- a CDS encoding GyrI-like domain-containing protein, with protein sequence MNVIEMKTPKFLVGIETRTQNSLEIKGEGKIPALWNQFFNFFKIDKKISSDIYAIYSNYESDENGQYDYFIGYEIANPDKYLNGDSYVVKQIEVGTYSVISPINKISENVAYSTWQKIWRMNAKQLGGERLFHTDFEVYTNDKKNGQQSLVNIYLSLKK
- a CDS encoding lysine exporter LysO family protein is translated as MILALESLIPLFLSFVVGINFHRFCSKISSKLLSIFTNICLFSLLFFMGLSISTVPNILHEVFTLGFNAFILAFSTSFFVILFIAIYKKSVNIKCQKKLVNVELRKSNIYFFEFVKDPIVLCFFVIFGFALGYLKIIPPFEHEFFVTILLCFMIFFIGVKLAFSKVCFKKIFLQKSSLIIALVTVIGSLSGGAFSSLFLDISLKNSLALSSGFGWYTLSGVLLTKMDEPILASTVFLCDLFREIFALILLPLFSKIGRNHEAISVSGATAMDVALPMIEKHCGNEFIPLALISGAVLTVLVPFLIPFFYYL
- a CDS encoding glycosyltransferase family 9 protein, encoding MKVGILHTAFIGDIALSSLLIEALFQEKHEIYLITRKASILLYKSDHRIKGFISADKAKGIKKINSVITIANQIKELNLEVLLVPHKSTTSALCAYLSNVPKRISYEDSALKFLYTENLPFHKEKHECLRCLDIAPRWLVSESIYQKAVKIARPILIPAQEMPTFNLKNPNFFQNANSFFIVSPGSVWATKKYPAQQFAKAIFSILSKNKNIRCILTGTQQDKMDINTILSFFAPFSEISARIIDTSAYLPLDEFVSLTSKAQFIIANDSSPIHIASGSNIPVISIFGPTTWKFGFYPTSDKNVVLNYKDENGETLACHPCTPHGSSICPQKHFRCMLDLSPDLLVESVEKLLPELFNS
- a CDS encoding HAMP domain-containing methyl-accepting chemotaxis protein; translation: MKKSVISSNFSRRPLRIFLDDKKKDKEEGEKILKKQTEKFVKEKELYKELISVPDEKDAYEKLNSAWNEFLIILNQSVDLSNKGLNSEAFKVFNAKGRPFQLVIESALNQITEVNNKGAIESTQKGKILTSYTSITVCSILILSLLILIIIIQIVRKTTLSIEKSIDELKEQSNKMKTIGGILKESAHNLSHSVTEQAASVHETSAAINEITSMVNRTTENSKESSNIAKSSSQKAKEGEKIMNDLVLSMESIQESNTQLQNISDIIKQIHAKTAMINEIVTKTELLSLNASIESARAGEYGKGFAVVAEEVGNLAKVSGKSALEIQELITTSQEQVNKILGITKERIDSGKKITGLAQETFHFISDNIQSLSSVLEQISDATKEQEVGVKQISTAMSQIDNVTQKSQETSLLTSESSQNVSEQSEKLAKTSNKIEFLIRGKNS
- a CDS encoding N-acetylmuramoyl-L-alanine amidase, which translates into the protein MLKKFVIYLLLLNLFISCKSLNNPLNVIIIDRAKPEEEKEKITLEESYKYDVDEDFLTDKKYPFRFKKDAVSSIVFHYTAQKFKKSLRSLTSGGNSSHWLVPEKGETIYKIVNEDRRARHAGESLWKYRKNVNVISVGVEIVNLGFRCRALRKYCPKNSLEWLEYPEEQQKLIVALAKDIQKRYNIDPMCVVGHSDIAPERKLDPGPLFPWKRLADNGVGAWVTEEEIRKEIGNIKNSIKGNISRLIVQIRFHEFGYDIKKMGSSNKSLQNKILKYQYSLRKSPIGELSELNQVNDFGNKKPDNNIFDDNKTNFAIQAFLMHYRPKLYLANENSDQFTDHYDKHKLDHIPDRESDNAVDNKAKYNVENIELLATLQALLVKYPNKTRVSCEFDLPK
- a CDS encoding Y-family DNA polymerase, with product MISLIDGNNFYVSCERVFNPKLRNKPVVVLSNNDGCVVSRSDEAKKLGIKMGQPFFEIKPFIKKHDIKYFSSNYSLYGDMSARIIKTLEQFSPEIEMYSIDEAFIDLSHVSQEKLHEFGWKIKNTVYQHTGIPCGIGISFTKSLAKVANKIAKKSAKAKGVLALYEQSHITEALKRTEIGDLWGIGRKYAKKLKENGVNSALEYRNLEIDWLRKNLTINGVHLAQELHGISCLDLELFHEPKKSITVSRSFGRAQSDFNDIFSALANHTAVACRKLRQEGLEAQYFCIYLATSYHKENFFSDSINIRLPYYTSFTPEYLKYGLIALKKIFKENKMYKKCGILLFDLKSKSTLPSHLFDFRNLEQENALISTIDQINNRNGASSINFADLFINKNWTPQRAHVSKKYTTNLNELILAR